In candidate division KSB1 bacterium, a single genomic region encodes these proteins:
- a CDS encoding DUF4396 domain-containing protein, producing MNHMMHASQPPSLNRTAFSATVHCLTGCAIGEIPGMAIGTALGWSNWPTVTLSVALAFVFGYSLPLLPLLRAKIALGAALGLAFLKNDFAVGINVQHARRKLLQKILRDILQNRNSANQIEKSLG from the coding sequence ATGAATCACATGATGCACGCTTCTCAGCCGCCGTCACTTAATCGCACGGCATTCAGCGCCACCGTTCATTGTTTGACCGGTTGTGCCATCGGCGAAATTCCGGGCATGGCTATCGGTACGGCTCTGGGATGGAGCAATTGGCCGACAGTGACGCTTTCGGTGGCCCTGGCTTTTGTCTTTGGCTATTCACTCCCACTGCTGCCGCTGCTGCGCGCCAAAATAGCGCTGGGCGCCGCGCTCGGGCTGGCCTTCCTGAAGAATGATTTCGCCGTCGGCATAAATGTTCAGCATGCCAGGCGCAAGCTGCTGCAGAAGATTTTGCGGGACATTTTGCAGAACCGGAATAGTGCCAATCAGATCGAGAAATCTCTCGG
- a CDS encoding efflux RND transporter permease subunit, which translates to MKLSEISIQRPVLATVMSLVIIIFGVVSFTQLPVREYPDIDPPVVSVTTFYRGASPNVVETEITDILEEQLSTIEGVKTITSSSQEQGSIITMTFELERDVDQAANDVRDRVASVRGLLPREADDPIIQKIDVNAQPIMWLAVISDRHNNLELTDAADRLLKERLLRLPGVGSIFMGGERRYAMRVWLDSQRLAARGLTPQDVENAIRRENAEIPAGRVEGESREFTVRTRGDLATPEEFAAIIVKQTGDDLVRLGDVAEVSLGAQDERTAVRWNGKPTVGLGIVKQTRASTLQVAETVIEALPELEKILPAGMQIDVAYNSATFIQNSIDEVANTILIASGLVVLVIVAFLKSFRATLIPTFAIPISIIGTFAVAYFLGYTINILSLLALVLAIGLVVDDAIVMLENIYRHMEMGKTRWQAAIDGAREIGFAVLATTIALVAVFVPLAFLTGNIGRLFNEFGVTVAVAVLISGFVALTLTPMLCSRMLKPLHHTGTSWASRSFDAFFDWMERTYNKIVRGALRHRVLVVSLAGFLIVLSVALFKFLPSELVPTEDRGVGFGIVIAPEGATLEYTDRYMRQVEQIMLSRPETDGVFTATGVGFGGPGRVTNGFVFMGLKPEDQREKSQQQIVQELFPQLFSIPGVLAFVLNPPSLGADFNFTPVAYVLQADTYEELQSAVGIMMAQASQLGYLINLDSDLRLNKPQLEITIDRERAAGLGVSVTDIGSTLETFLGGRVVTNFKRGGKQYDVIVQLKPTDRATPHIIDGIYLRGANGLVQLANVVNVKETVAPKELNHFNRVRSATITASMIPGVSLGQALNDLDRIADTSLPPTIKRDLTGQSREFRESSSALYFLFGFAVVFIYLVLAAQFESFIHPLTILLSVPLAVAGALVALFAFGQSINIYSQIGLIMLIGLVAKNAILIVEFANQLRARGERLFDAVAEAATIRLRPILMTSFSTVFGILPIAIGLGAGAEARRPLGIAVVGGMLLSTFLTLVLVPVVYTLLARFTKVAVAPSNGNEPVSLHPREEVVREAVA; encoded by the coding sequence ATGAAGCTCAGCGAAATCTCAATACAACGCCCGGTGCTTGCCACCGTGATGAGTCTCGTCATCATCATCTTCGGCGTGGTCTCTTTCACCCAACTGCCGGTGCGCGAATATCCCGACATCGACCCGCCAGTGGTTTCCGTCACGACGTTCTATCGCGGCGCCAGCCCGAACGTGGTCGAAACGGAAATCACCGACATTTTGGAAGAGCAGCTTTCAACCATCGAAGGCGTGAAGACGATCACTTCTTCCAGCCAGGAGCAAGGCTCGATCATCACCATGACGTTCGAATTGGAGCGCGACGTGGATCAAGCCGCGAACGACGTACGCGACCGCGTCGCGAGTGTGCGCGGTTTGCTGCCGCGCGAGGCGGATGACCCTATTATTCAAAAAATCGATGTCAACGCGCAACCGATCATGTGGCTGGCCGTGATCAGCGACCGGCACAACAATCTCGAATTGACCGATGCTGCTGACCGCCTGCTCAAAGAGCGGTTGCTGCGCCTGCCCGGTGTCGGCTCGATTTTCATGGGCGGTGAGCGTCGATATGCGATGCGTGTTTGGCTGGATTCGCAACGTCTGGCTGCGCGCGGTTTGACGCCGCAGGATGTTGAAAACGCCATCCGTCGCGAGAATGCAGAGATTCCCGCGGGCAGAGTGGAAGGTGAGAGCCGCGAATTTACCGTGCGCACGCGCGGCGATTTGGCCACGCCGGAAGAATTTGCCGCGATTATCGTCAAACAAACCGGCGATGATCTGGTGCGTCTGGGTGACGTTGCCGAAGTTTCCCTCGGCGCGCAAGATGAGCGGACAGCGGTGCGCTGGAACGGCAAGCCCACGGTCGGCCTCGGCATCGTCAAGCAAACTCGCGCCAGCACGCTGCAAGTGGCGGAAACCGTGATCGAGGCGCTGCCCGAATTGGAAAAAATTTTACCCGCGGGCATGCAAATCGATGTGGCTTACAACTCGGCGACCTTCATTCAAAATTCCATTGACGAGGTTGCCAATACGATCCTCATTGCCTCCGGTCTTGTCGTGTTGGTGATTGTCGCGTTCCTCAAAAGCTTTCGCGCCACGCTCATTCCCACCTTTGCGATTCCGATTTCCATCATCGGCACGTTCGCGGTGGCCTATTTTCTCGGCTACACCATCAACATTCTCTCGCTGCTGGCGCTGGTGCTCGCCATCGGCTTGGTGGTGGATGACGCCATCGTCATGCTCGAAAATATTTATCGCCACATGGAAATGGGCAAAACGCGCTGGCAGGCGGCGATCGACGGCGCACGCGAAATCGGCTTCGCGGTGTTGGCAACGACAATCGCGCTGGTGGCGGTGTTCGTGCCGCTCGCGTTTCTCACCGGCAACATTGGCCGTCTCTTCAACGAGTTTGGCGTCACCGTGGCGGTGGCGGTGCTCATCTCCGGTTTCGTTGCGTTGACGTTGACGCCGATGTTATGCTCGCGCATGTTGAAGCCGCTGCACCACACCGGCACGAGCTGGGCTTCGCGTTCGTTCGATGCGTTCTTCGACTGGATGGAGCGCACCTACAACAAGATCGTGCGCGGAGCGTTGCGGCACCGGGTTTTGGTGGTCAGCCTCGCCGGCTTTTTGATCGTGCTCAGTGTGGCGTTGTTTAAATTTCTTCCCAGCGAGCTGGTGCCGACCGAAGATCGCGGCGTCGGCTTCGGCATCGTCATCGCGCCCGAAGGCGCGACACTGGAATACACCGATCGCTACATGCGACAGGTCGAGCAGATCATGCTCAGCCGTCCCGAGACCGATGGCGTCTTCACCGCGACCGGCGTGGGCTTCGGCGGCCCCGGTCGCGTCACCAATGGTTTCGTCTTCATGGGCTTGAAGCCGGAAGATCAACGAGAAAAGTCGCAGCAACAAATCGTGCAGGAACTTTTTCCGCAGCTCTTTTCGATTCCCGGCGTGCTGGCGTTTGTGTTGAATCCACCGAGTCTCGGCGCGGATTTCAACTTCACGCCGGTGGCGTATGTGCTGCAAGCGGATACCTATGAAGAATTGCAGAGCGCGGTCGGCATCATGATGGCGCAAGCCTCACAACTCGGTTATCTCATCAATTTGGACAGTGATTTGCGTTTGAACAAACCGCAGCTCGAAATTACCATCGATCGTGAGCGCGCCGCCGGACTCGGCGTTTCGGTGACAGACATCGGCAGCACGCTGGAAACATTTCTCGGTGGCCGGGTAGTGACGAATTTCAAACGCGGCGGGAAGCAATATGATGTCATCGTGCAGCTCAAACCGACGGATCGCGCCACGCCCCATATCATTGATGGCATTTATCTGCGCGGCGCGAACGGCTTGGTGCAGCTTGCCAACGTCGTCAACGTGAAAGAGACGGTCGCGCCGAAGGAGTTGAACCACTTCAATCGCGTGCGTTCCGCAACGATCACCGCCAGCATGATTCCCGGCGTGAGCCTCGGCCAGGCGTTGAATGATCTCGACCGCATCGCGGATACGAGTTTGCCGCCGACGATCAAGCGCGATTTGACCGGCCAGTCGCGCGAGTTTCGCGAATCCAGCAGCGCGCTGTATTTCCTCTTCGGTTTCGCGGTGGTGTTCATTTATTTGGTGCTGGCGGCGCAATTCGAGAGTTTTATTCACCCGCTGACGATTTTGCTCTCGGTGCCGCTCGCGGTTGCCGGCGCCTTGGTGGCGCTCTTTGCTTTCGGACAATCCATAAACATTTATTCACAAATCGGCTTGATCATGTTGATCGGTTTGGTGGCAAAGAACGCGATTCTGATTGTGGAGTTCGCCAATCAACTACGCGCGCGCGGCGAGCGCCTCTTCGATGCCGTCGCCGAGGCCGCGACGATTCGCCTGCGGCCAATTCTGATGACTTCATTTTCTACCGTGTTTGGCATATTGCCCATTGCCATTGGCTTGGGCGCCGGCGCTGAAGCGCGCCGTCCGCTCGGCATCGCCGTTGTCGGCGGCATGTTGCTCTCAACGTTTTTAACGTTGGTGCTGGTGCCGGTGGTCTACACGCTGCTGGCAAGGTTTACGAAAGTGGCAGTTGCACCGTCCAATGGCAATGAACCGGTTTCTTTACATCCCCGCGAAGAAGTCGTGCGTGAGGCGGTGGCGTGA
- a CDS encoding efflux RND transporter periplasmic adaptor subunit, translating into MSATVCAFLMLAAFGCSQQQAQGGFSMPPMPVETATVTPSVVIDPFEAVGTIEAEDAITVVSEIDATVIDLPFKEGAAIAKGGLIAQLDDIQLRAEEERAKAILEQRQVTYERIKTITDEGLGTAQSLDDAAAALKVAEADLALIRARLRKTRIVAPFAGIVGARKVSPGAFVRAGSPITELAQVNRLRINFSAPERYYSSLQRGAEVKVSTTAYPGYELTGKVDIIEPVVDPATRRTKIVARIDNPGGKFRPGMSANVTVVLSERENALVIPSEAVFVEGNQALVFVIQADSTVVRTPVELGTRLRDKVEVLNGVAAGTMVVRAGHQKLFPGAKVMPIAAAPQQKQ; encoded by the coding sequence ATGAGTGCGACAGTTTGTGCCTTTCTCATGCTCGCGGCCTTCGGCTGCTCGCAGCAGCAAGCGCAAGGCGGCTTCAGCATGCCGCCCATGCCGGTTGAAACTGCAACGGTGACGCCAAGCGTGGTTATCGATCCGTTCGAGGCAGTTGGCACGATCGAAGCGGAAGACGCCATCACGGTCGTTTCTGAAATCGACGCGACGGTGATCGATCTGCCGTTTAAAGAAGGCGCGGCCATTGCCAAAGGCGGTTTGATTGCGCAACTGGACGATATTCAATTGCGCGCTGAAGAAGAGCGCGCCAAAGCCATACTCGAGCAACGCCAAGTGACTTATGAGCGCATCAAAACCATCACCGACGAAGGTCTCGGCACGGCGCAAAGTCTCGATGATGCCGCAGCGGCGCTGAAAGTCGCCGAAGCCGACTTGGCGCTGATTCGCGCACGTTTGCGAAAGACGCGCATCGTCGCGCCTTTTGCGGGCATCGTTGGCGCACGCAAAGTAAGTCCTGGCGCATTCGTGCGCGCCGGCTCGCCGATTACCGAGTTGGCGCAGGTTAATCGGCTGCGCATCAACTTCTCCGCGCCCGAGCGCTACTATTCCAGCTTGCAGCGCGGCGCCGAAGTGAAAGTTTCTACGACCGCCTACCCCGGCTATGAATTAACTGGAAAAGTTGACATCATTGAACCGGTTGTCGATCCAGCCACCCGGCGCACAAAAATCGTCGCGCGTATCGACAATCCCGGAGGCAAATTCCGTCCCGGTATGTCGGCGAACGTCACCGTGGTTTTGAGCGAGCGGGAGAATGCGCTGGTCATCCCCAGCGAAGCGGTTTTTGTCGAAGGCAATCAGGCCTTGGTCTTCGTCATTCAAGCCGACAGCACGGTGGTCAGAACACCGGTGGAGCTTGGCACGCGCTTGCGCGACAAGGTGGAAGTTCTCAACGGTGTTGCGGCTGGCACGATGGTCGTTCGCGCCGGACATCAAAAACTTTTCCCCGGCGCGAAGGTCATGCCGATCGCAGCGGCCCCACAACAAAAGCAATGA
- a CDS encoding OsmC family protein yields the protein MQRQASAIWQGTLKEGKGTLSAASGVLKDIPYSFAKRFENEPGTNPEELIAAAHAGCFAMALSGKLGRAGFTPDKLSARATVNLEQVDGNWTITASHLELTARVPGIDRAKFDELAADAKATCPVSRLLKANITLDARLEA from the coding sequence ATGCAACGACAAGCTTCCGCTATTTGGCAGGGGACTTTGAAAGAGGGCAAGGGCACGCTTTCCGCCGCCAGTGGCGTGCTCAAAGACATTCCGTACTCATTTGCAAAACGATTTGAAAACGAGCCGGGAACGAATCCGGAAGAATTGATCGCGGCAGCGCACGCCGGTTGTTTTGCCATGGCGCTTTCCGGAAAACTCGGCCGCGCTGGTTTCACGCCGGACAAATTGAGCGCACGCGCAACAGTCAACTTGGAGCAAGTGGACGGGAATTGGACGATCACCGCCAGCCATCTCGAACTCACGGCGAGAGTTCCGGGCATCGACCGCGCGAAGTTCGACGAGTTAGCTGCTGATGCGAAAGCGACGTGTCCGGTCTCGCGACTTTTGAAGGCCAACATTACGCTCGACGCCAGGCTGGAAGCCTGA
- a CDS encoding alpha/beta hydrolase, with protein sequence MIDNLHHGRPVLAAGEPLDRARAAMVMIHGRGASAESILILSDEFDQPGFAYLAPQAAGGTWYPNRFLAPTASNEPWLSSALAVVDEVVAKIMAAGIAPERLIILGFSQGACLALEYAARNAKRYGGVVGLSGGLIGADGEPRRDSGNFAGTPIFLGCSDVDFHISKERVQHAADTLKALGGEVTMRLYPNMDHTVNQNEIEFVREMMRVLLADIVFDERA encoded by the coding sequence ATGATCGACAATCTCCACCACGGCCGGCCGGTTTTGGCGGCCGGCGAACCGCTTGATCGCGCCCGCGCTGCCATGGTGATGATACATGGCCGCGGCGCTTCCGCCGAAAGTATTTTGATTTTGTCGGACGAATTCGATCAACCAGGTTTTGCTTATCTCGCGCCGCAAGCAGCGGGAGGAACGTGGTATCCGAATCGATTTCTCGCGCCGACTGCGAGCAACGAGCCATGGCTTTCGTCCGCTTTGGCTGTGGTCGATGAGGTTGTCGCCAAAATCATGGCCGCCGGTATAGCGCCGGAACGCCTCATCATTTTAGGTTTTTCGCAAGGTGCATGTTTGGCGTTGGAATATGCAGCACGAAATGCAAAACGCTATGGCGGTGTTGTTGGACTCAGCGGCGGATTGATCGGCGCCGACGGCGAGCCGCGCCGCGACAGTGGCAACTTTGCCGGCACGCCGATTTTTCTCGGCTGCAGCGATGTGGATTTTCATATTTCGAAAGAGCGCGTTCAACATGCCGCCGATACACTCAAAGCCTTGGGCGGCGAGGTGACGATGCGATTGTATCCCAATATGGATCACACGGTTAATCAGAATGAAATTGAATTCGTCCGTGAAATGATGCGCGTGTTGCTCGCGGACATTGTTTTTGATGAGCGCGCTTGA
- a CDS encoding Glu/Leu/Phe/Val dehydrogenase — MSSIKFFDQVNRNFDKAAAYTKHPKGLLDQIKICNNVLHMTFPLKRDDGSIETIEAWRAEHSHHKLPVKGGIRYSPHANEDEVMALAALMTYKCAIVDVPFGGAKGAIKIEKRSYSDAELERITRRYTYELIKKNFIGPGVDVPAPDYGTGPREMAWIVDTYGAMTSAAYDLNALASVTGKPITQGGVRGRTEATGRGVFFGIREACSDDDDMRKLGLSPGIAGKKVIVQGLGNVGYYAAKFLQENDAILAGLIEYEGAIYNPKGLNLDKVIQHRQETKSILNFPGATSTPKNAEGLEWECDILVPAALENQITSANVQRLKAKIVAEGANGPVTADANEYLLQKGVLIIPDMYLNAGGVTVSYFEWLKNLSHVRFGRMGKRFEEKMNKQILQAVENLTGKKFPQHIFDQLAHGADEEDLVNSGLEETMISAYHQINEIRKQHGGKIDLRTAAFINAINKVALSYMELGIFP, encoded by the coding sequence ATGTCCAGCATTAAATTCTTTGATCAAGTCAATCGGAATTTCGACAAGGCCGCGGCTTATACGAAACATCCGAAAGGCTTGCTCGATCAAATCAAGATTTGCAACAATGTCTTGCACATGACGTTTCCGTTGAAACGCGACGACGGATCGATTGAAACGATTGAGGCGTGGCGGGCCGAGCACAGCCATCACAAACTGCCGGTGAAGGGCGGCATTCGTTACAGCCCCCATGCGAATGAGGACGAAGTCATGGCTTTGGCGGCGTTGATGACGTACAAATGCGCCATCGTTGACGTGCCGTTTGGCGGCGCCAAAGGAGCGATTAAAATTGAAAAACGCAGTTATTCGGATGCGGAATTGGAGCGTATTACCCGCCGTTACACCTACGAGCTGATCAAGAAAAATTTTATTGGCCCCGGCGTGGATGTCCCGGCGCCGGATTACGGCACCGGCCCACGCGAGATGGCGTGGATTGTGGATACTTATGGCGCGATGACTTCGGCGGCATACGATTTAAACGCGCTGGCTTCGGTGACGGGAAAACCGATTACGCAGGGCGGCGTGCGCGGCCGCACCGAGGCGACGGGACGCGGCGTTTTTTTCGGCATTCGCGAGGCCTGCAGCGACGACGATGATATGCGCAAACTCGGCCTTTCGCCGGGAATCGCCGGCAAAAAAGTTATTGTGCAAGGCTTGGGCAACGTCGGTTATTATGCCGCGAAATTTTTGCAGGAGAACGACGCCATCCTCGCCGGCTTGATCGAATACGAAGGCGCGATCTACAACCCGAAGGGACTCAATCTCGATAAAGTCATTCAGCATCGTCAAGAAACGAAATCAATTTTGAATTTTCCCGGCGCAACGAGCACGCCGAAAAACGCTGAGGGGTTGGAGTGGGAATGCGACATTCTCGTGCCGGCGGCGCTTGAAAATCAAATTACCAGCGCGAACGTGCAGCGCCTTAAAGCCAAGATCGTGGCCGAAGGCGCCAACGGCCCGGTGACGGCGGATGCCAACGAGTACTTGCTGCAAAAAGGCGTTTTGATCATTCCCGACATGTATCTGAATGCCGGCGGAGTGACGGTATCCTATTTTGAGTGGCTGAAGAATCTTTCACATGTCCGCTTCGGGCGCATGGGCAAGCGCTTCGAGGAAAAAATGAACAAGCAAATTTTACAAGCCGTCGAAAATCTCACCGGCAAAAAATTTCCTCAACACATTTTCGATCAATTGGCGCACGGGGCGGACGAGGAAGATTTGGTCAATTCCGGTTTGGAAGAAACCATGATCTCCGCCTATCACCAAATAAACGAGATTCGCAAGCAGCATGGCGGCAAGATCGACCTGCGCACCGCGGCTTTTATCAACGCCATCAACAAGGTGGCGCTGTCTTACATGGAGCTGGGAATTTTCCCGTAA
- a CDS encoding helix-turn-helix domain-containing protein, protein MNLDELIQKSEGTTLARKAEFDAECVEIAAAMASGRGGAILIGVTSEGQITGAPIDETELEKWVTQIALATEPAVAVEAEIHVVEEKRVAVLAIPEMPIKPVAVHGRCYKRIGPHNHLLTAAEIAELHALTTGRSWDSLPNDNATFDDLDLTKIEKYIETANARHRRQIDKNESPFTVLDKLRLIRNGRLTNAAILLFGKDPQIFFPQAKIKAGRFKSETVIVDDAEIGSTLVEQIEAAFAFVQRHLSVKLVITGQPQREEVWEYPLGALREGLINAVTHRDYAAATATQVRIYDDNLLIWNPGSLPLNLRLDDLKRKHQSVLRNTLIGSIFYDLGYIERWGSGTNRIVEECRSLHLPDPEWRENQGLMLTFRKDVFTEENLREMEISERQLQAALHVKKNRRITNQQYQELFGVKKRTASEDLRELEEKGILERVGSTGKGTYYKIRAR, encoded by the coding sequence ATGAATCTCGACGAGCTTATCCAAAAATCCGAAGGCACCACCCTCGCGCGCAAAGCAGAATTTGACGCCGAATGTGTGGAAATTGCCGCGGCGATGGCAAGCGGACGCGGCGGCGCGATTCTTATTGGAGTAACTTCGGAGGGACAAATTACCGGTGCACCGATCGATGAGACCGAACTGGAAAAATGGGTGACACAAATCGCGCTGGCGACTGAGCCTGCCGTCGCGGTCGAAGCTGAAATTCATGTTGTGGAAGAAAAACGTGTTGCGGTGCTGGCGATTCCCGAGATGCCGATCAAGCCGGTGGCGGTGCATGGGCGCTGCTATAAGCGGATTGGCCCGCACAATCATTTGCTCACCGCCGCGGAGATTGCAGAATTGCATGCGTTGACCACCGGCCGAAGTTGGGACAGCCTGCCAAATGACAACGCCACGTTCGACGATCTGGATTTGACGAAAATTGAGAAATACATTGAAACCGCCAACGCCCGCCATCGCCGCCAGATTGATAAAAATGAATCGCCGTTTACGGTTCTCGATAAATTGCGTCTGATTCGCAACGGCAGACTGACCAACGCGGCGATTTTGCTTTTTGGCAAAGACCCCCAGATTTTCTTTCCCCAGGCAAAAATCAAAGCCGGTCGTTTTAAAAGTGAAACCGTCATCGTCGATGATGCCGAAATCGGCAGCACGCTTGTCGAGCAAATCGAGGCGGCGTTCGCCTTCGTTCAGCGCCATCTTTCCGTCAAGTTGGTGATCACCGGTCAGCCGCAGCGCGAAGAAGTGTGGGAATATCCGCTCGGGGCGCTGCGTGAAGGTTTGATCAACGCCGTCACGCATCGCGACTATGCCGCGGCGACCGCGACGCAAGTGCGCATTTATGACGACAATCTGCTGATCTGGAATCCCGGCAGTCTGCCGCTGAATTTGCGCCTCGATGATCTCAAGCGCAAGCATCAATCGGTTTTGCGCAACACGCTGATCGGGTCGATTTTTTACGATCTCGGTTACATCGAACGCTGGGGCAGCGGCACCAATCGCATCGTCGAAGAATGCCGCAGCCTGCATTTGCCTGATCCAGAATGGCGCGAGAACCAGGGCTTGATGCTGACGTTCCGCAAAGATGTTTTTACCGAAGAAAATTTGCGGGAAATGGAGATCAGCGAACGCCAGTTGCAGGCGGCTTTGCACGTGAAAAAAAATCGCCGCATCACCAACCAGCAATACCAGGAACTGTTTGGCGTCAAAAAGCGCACGGCTTCGGAAGATTTGCGCGAGTTGGAAGAGAAGGGCATTTTGGAGCGGGTCGGCTCGACCGGCAAGGGGACTTATTACAAAATCAGAGCCCGGTGA
- a CDS encoding tetratricopeptide repeat protein, which translates to MSVLRDEAMRFFNMAYEFQMQGRLEQAIAYYKKSIEVEPTAEAHTFLGWTYSMQGKLDEAIAECHRAISIDPEFGNPHNDIGAYLMQQGKLDEAIPYLKRAMEVLRYDNPEFPHANMAIIYEMKGLWPLALEEYERALALRPDYKVASLGVMRLRANLN; encoded by the coding sequence ATGAGCGTTCTCCGAGACGAGGCGATGCGCTTTTTCAACATGGCCTACGAGTTTCAAATGCAGGGCCGGCTCGAGCAGGCCATCGCCTATTACAAAAAATCCATCGAAGTCGAGCCGACCGCCGAAGCCCACACCTTTCTCGGCTGGACCTATAGCATGCAGGGTAAATTGGACGAGGCCATCGCCGAATGCCACCGGGCGATTTCCATCGATCCGGAGTTCGGCAACCCGCACAATGACATTGGGGCGTATTTGATGCAGCAGGGCAAGCTCGACGAAGCGATTCCCTACCTCAAGCGCGCGATGGAAGTGCTGCGCTACGACAACCCGGAATTTCCCCACGCCAATATGGCGATCATTTATGAAATGAAAGGCCTGTGGCCGCTGGCACTCGAAGAGTACGAGCGCGCCCTCGCCCTGCGCCCGGATTACAAAGTCGCCTCGCTCGGCGTCATGCGCTTGCGCGCGAATTTGAATTGA
- a CDS encoding aldo/keto reductase codes for MSFASQAMTAAHHARHHLPETARCELGSTGWTVSRLGFGCYRVDEITAEHAAALRLALRSGINLIDTSTNYTDGSSERLVGRVLQELFKSGELQREEVVVVSKAGYVQGQNLHLAQARERQGRGFPEMVKYMQNCWHCIHPDFLSDQLFRSLARLQLEHLDVLLLHNPEYFLTDALRRKNGDIELIRREYERRLREAFVCLEKQVATSRLAYYGVSSNTFPYAASHPEFTSLERLWDIAESISPQHHFRVIQFPANLFETGAMLEKNQSGGTQTVLEFAREKKLGTLVNRPLNAMRGDRMMRLASFPTLAPAEAEKIFPKQIEALAAAEKTFAQTVFHELHLERFIKADRPIFAWAEHLREGLTLFQNWAHWDHVKQHVIEPQTETALHALREKAGGVAKWDLWETFYRDCLAAVIDTLSRYHGRDAAADADRLSRQLDEAVPGLKTSTALSQKALRVLLNVPGVDSVLLGMRRPAYVEDGIMALHAEHIDRVLLSLQKLFDHQDTKARRPT; via the coding sequence ATGTCTTTTGCTTCACAAGCAATGACCGCCGCCCATCACGCGCGACATCATTTGCCGGAAACCGCGCGCTGCGAATTGGGCAGCACCGGATGGACGGTGAGCCGCCTCGGCTTCGGCTGTTATCGCGTCGACGAAATCACCGCCGAGCACGCCGCCGCGTTGAGGTTGGCGTTGCGTTCCGGCATCAATCTCATCGACACCTCCACCAACTACACCGACGGCAGCAGTGAGCGGCTGGTGGGCCGGGTCTTGCAGGAGCTTTTCAAGAGCGGCGAATTGCAGCGCGAAGAAGTGGTCGTCGTTTCCAAAGCCGGCTACGTGCAGGGGCAAAATTTGCATTTGGCGCAGGCGCGCGAGCGGCAGGGCAGAGGCTTTCCGGAAATGGTCAAATACATGCAGAACTGCTGGCATTGCATCCATCCGGATTTTCTCAGCGATCAGCTCTTTCGCAGCCTGGCGCGCTTGCAGCTCGAACATCTCGACGTTTTGTTGCTGCACAATCCGGAGTATTTTCTCACCGACGCGCTGCGCCGAAAAAACGGCGACATTGAGTTGATTCGACGAGAATATGAGCGGCGTCTGCGCGAGGCTTTTGTCTGTTTGGAAAAGCAGGTTGCCACCAGCCGCCTGGCTTATTACGGCGTTTCGTCGAACACATTTCCCTACGCGGCCTCGCATCCCGAATTTACCTCGCTCGAACGCTTGTGGGATATTGCCGAGTCGATTTCGCCGCAGCATCATTTTCGCGTGATTCAATTTCCGGCGAATCTTTTTGAAACCGGCGCGATGCTTGAAAAAAACCAAAGCGGCGGCACGCAAACCGTGCTGGAATTCGCGCGCGAGAAAAAACTGGGGACGCTGGTGAATCGTCCACTCAACGCCATGCGCGGCGACCGGATGATGCGCCTCGCCAGCTTTCCGACTCTCGCGCCGGCTGAAGCTGAAAAAATTTTTCCCAAGCAGATCGAAGCCCTGGCCGCCGCCGAAAAGACTTTTGCGCAAACCGTGTTTCACGAGCTGCACTTGGAGCGTTTCATCAAAGCTGACCGCCCGATTTTTGCCTGGGCCGAGCATTTGCGGGAGGGCTTGACGCTTTTTCAAAATTGGGCGCATTGGGATCACGTCAAGCAGCACGTGATCGAGCCGCAAACCGAAACAGCGCTGCATGCGTTGCGTGAAAAAGCCGGCGGCGTGGCGAAATGGGATTTGTGGGAAACGTTTTATCGCGATTGCCTTGCTGCCGTCATCGACACGCTGTCCCGCTATCATGGCCGTGATGCCGCTGCAGACGCCGACCGGCTATCGCGACAGCTTGACGAAGCCGTTCCCGGCCTCAAAACTTCCACAGCGCTATCGCAAAAGGCGCTGCGGGTTTTGCTCAATGTTCCCGGGGTCGATAGTGTGTTGTTGGGCATGCGCCGGCCGGCGTATGTTGAAGATGGAATCATGGCGTTGCACGCGGAACATATCGATCGAGTTCTGCTTTCATTGCAAAAATTGTTTGACCACCAAGACACCAAGGCACGAAGGCCAACCTGA
- a CDS encoding aldo/keto reductase, translating into MLKHCTPVYFQRNDFDIVDRVIELAKRKDVKPAQIALAWLLHQPGVTASIIGASKMYQLEEAVAVLEIQLSKEECVFLEEPYRPHPVLGHS; encoded by the coding sequence ATGCTGAAGCATTGCACTCCGGTTTATTTTCAGAGGAATGATTTCGATATTGTTGACCGTGTGATTGAGCTCGCCAAACGCAAAGATGTCAAGCCGGCGCAAATCGCGCTGGCGTGGCTGCTGCATCAACCTGGCGTCACCGCTTCCATCATCGGTGCCAGCAAAATGTATCAATTGGAAGAAGCCGTCGCTGTTTTGGAAATTCAACTTTCCAAAGAAGAGTGCGTTTTTTTGGAAGAACCTTATCGCCCACATCCGGTGTTGGGGCATAGTTGA